The proteins below are encoded in one region of Garra rufa chromosome 12, GarRuf1.0, whole genome shotgun sequence:
- the iqcb1 gene encoding IQ calmodulin-binding motif-containing protein 1, translated as MSAMGASGDEINPELKDLVAYTREKSENKINDVLSKLKDLVGRKSLGDQRDLEACKQSLYSHGVLQYCSSSLRFSPAKIRGGYAVLTQMADLLSTCCVGLGAFRDMEVFSHEFLPCVVESLLFLAERLMNRALRDKAHNEMIRLFRKLFESIGWLLRAHTHLIHQVLRSKHYESVQICEDDDISVITVTFWNNIFRANGAVVAEMGNRALTDIMDDIVYKMSSSSNPVIGRAAVKTLVLIIDHSSSTHQLIHRRYRGLADLAVKDWSGKGFDSVLDQLIDHLQSDVQWRDTEESSEEYVRAACIIQAAWRAHQTRKRLRKLPRAVSTLQRSFREKRRRQQEHTEKQRAEEELRHQVCLRRQRAMRQFRQHQLHLMEILPAAQVERYLGELENKAAVLIQRVWRGHRERRNFQQHRYILRQHRAAVTLQRAILRFLKRRKAQRNILTPLKGPKGLTDSRRTELRQHIQEHISLCPSSVTLAEGSVELHQRAQSLLHQHLLNRASDRAQEQHRQALLAQINTDLELLLNTPSLKDARAEDVSLFLSRSRPVATRARQSHNALMQSMRLPWWRMLGDEFSNPDEPLRKEYDMDIESLYLGGS; from the exons ATGAGCGCAATGGGCGCATCAGGAGATGAAATAAACCCAGAACTGAAGGATCTGGTCGCATACACCCGAGAAAAATCTGAAAACAAGATTAACGACGTGCTTTCAAAATTAAAAG ATCTTGTGGGCAGGAAGTCTTTAGGAGATCAGAGGGATCTGGAGGCATGTAAACAGAGTCTTTACTCTCATGGTGTGCTGCAGTACTGCTCATCTTCTCTGAGATTCAGTCCAGCCAAAATCCGAGGAGGCTATGCAGTTCTGACACAGATGGCAGACCTCCTCAG CACATGCTGTGTGGGTCTGGGTGCTTTCAGAGACATGGAGGTGTTCAGTCACGAATTTCTGCCATGTGTGGTGGAAAGCCTTCTTTTTCTTGCAGAACGTCTAATGAACAGAGCTTTGCGG GACAAGGCACATAATGAGATGATTCGTTTATTTAGAAAACTCTTTGAATCGATTGGCTGGCTCCTCAGGGCTCATACACATCTCATTCATCAAG TACTGAGATCTAAACATTATGAGAGCGTCCAGATCTGTGAAGACGATGACATCTCCGTTATTACTGTCACCTTCTGGAACAATATCTTTAGAGCAAATGG TGCTGTTGTAGCTGAGATGGGAAACAGGGCTCTGACTGACATCATGGATGATATTGTCTATAAAATGTCAAGTAGCTCGAATCCTGTGATTGGTAGAGCAGCTGTAAAGACCCTTGTTCTGATTATAGACCACAGCAGCTCAACCCATCAGCTCATTCACAGGAGATACAGAG GTTTGGCTGATTTGGCTGTGAAAGACTGGAGTGGTAAAGGCTTTGACTCCGTATTGGATCAGCTTATTGATCACTTGCAGTCAGACGTCCAATGGAGAGACACTGAG GAGTCATCTGAGGAGTATGTGAGAGCGGCTTGTATTATCCAGGCAGCCTGGAGAGCCCATCAAACCAGAAAAAGACTAAGGAAACTCCCCAGAGCGGTCAGCACATTACAGCGCAGCTTCAG GGAAAAGCGCAGACGACAGCAGGAACACACTGAGAAACAACGTGCAGAAGAGGAACTACGTCATCAGGTTTGTCTGCGAAGACAGAGAGCCATGAGACAGTTCCGGCAACACCAGCTTCATCTGATGGAGATACTACCAGCTG CCCAGGTGGAGAGATACCTAGGGGAGCTGGAGAACAAGGCCGCTGTGCTGATTCAGAGAGTGTGGAGAGGACACAGAGAAAGACGCAACTTCCAGCAGCACAGATACATTCTCAGGCAGCACAGAGCTGCTGTCACTTTGCAGAGAGCC ATTCTTCGCTTTTTAAAACGCCGTAAAGCACAAAGGAATATTCTCACGCCATTAAAAGGACCCAAAGGACTGACTGACAGTAGAAGAACAGAACTCAGGCAACACATACAGGAGCACATCTCTCTATGTCCC TCATCTGTGACATTAGCAGAGGGCAGTGTGGAGCTCCATCAGAGAGCCCAGAGTCTCCTGCACCAGCACCTGCTCAACAGAGCATCTGATCGGGCACAAGAGCAGCACAGACAGGCTCTGCTTGCACAGATCAACACAGACCTGGAGCTTTTACTAA atACGCCGTCGCTAAAGGATGCCAGAGCGGAGGATGTGAGTCTGTTCCTGAGCCGTTCCCGCCCTGTGGCCACACGTGCTCGTCAATCCCACAATGCTTTGATGCAAAGCATGCGTCTTCCATGGTGGAGGATGCTTGGAGATGAGTTCTCCAATCCAGACGAGCCTCTCAGGAAAGAGTATGACATGGACATTGAGTCACTGTATCTAGGCGGCAGCTAA
- the ccdc14 gene encoding coiled-coil domain-containing protein 14 gives MARQGVSRPKVISSGRLTASGGGQILKKRVAGRCVPPLEPAYSLYSTDSEDQVTTIHEGLDRCAALLNGILQAEQTDTKPKPQGTKTCTFKPKSKNLSRKIENDKKKLGRKAIHANKRPAPVQKTVPSASCHLSSAGRHDQHPGIRRAQVSHDRPPGLTPVTQAEHEHQNSLPLACSQPAASCNVPSLSQVHTSTVFNCRLTTSTPALSPQRPGSAHSEPCTSKCVLSSGSSSGDIHQLRTMSAGTPSCPHGSIEVSATPTQYAAAFSMPPAVQQQTPATVSPVQNGSCTPVGHGIPIITGPICSVHQVGSVGPSVPLASSTASSTCPSYAVLATQVPNQPQVSQPELDPNKPVLIICNSQEQEICSEESSKEGGTNTEGKNKDWMDTTPVRDISNEKLTVLTHKAKPTSPEKTAQKVMTVKYLLGELKTLVSNQDSDAVRLISEMEQSISLLPVMVGSTNIQAEIALALQPLRSENVQLRRRLRILNQQLLEKERAERRNRPEACDMEVVALQSLNITLQTQLNESQRRLDDLQEENIRLLKTMEDKESDLKQLTDLCELENNRLRLEVNEALAEMQSCQSKLGKYEIEKTALTLSLQQREAEISRLQEAIRNLQISQTREANTLDLCQPNSQLTKSVLELHENAQREPTMSNKLSNSVKTYLQTLEGIKQASPPHRVDWRSQTLHPGQCDGGKENFMPSDTKVCTPYIHKPTLETIAENVAHSFAPLRETVQFTSGVAHSNLLTQCNELITAKNQTEDVDAHAGLKYMGRAFEKLDISDGLQVQDVKNDGRDFISDYHGMASHLIQKNKSPNNELRQSQHARRCLRMGVQSAYTGHPSVMENTLSSCDIKSLASDWSINSWSTFNTQDEQNFRDGLAALDASIESLQKTLRVDLKK, from the exons ATGGCAAGACAGGGAGTATCAAGACCAAAG GTGATCTCATCAGGCAGACTGACAGCCTCTGGAGGTGGACAAATACTCAAGAAAAG GGTTGCTGGTAGATGTGTGCCTCCTCTTGAACCGGCATATTCTCTTTATTCTACAGACTCTGAAGATCAG gtgacaacaatacACGAGGGACTCGATCGATGTGCTGCTTTACTCAATGGGATACTTCAAGCTGAACAAACAG ACACAAAGCCCAAACCACAGGGAACAAAAACCTGCACCTTCAAACCCAAATCCAAGAATTTATCAAGAAAAATTGAAAATGACAAGAAAAAGCTTGGGAGGAAGGCTATACATGCAAACAAAAGGCCAG CTCCAGTCCAGAAGACGGTTCCATCTGCCAGTTGTCACTTGAGTTCAGCAGGGCGTCACGATCAGCACCCTGGGATCAGACGGGCacaagtgtcacatgatcgtcCTCCAGGACTGACCCCTGTAACACAAGCAGAACATGAACATCAAAACTCACTTCCACTGGCCTGCTCTCAGCCTGCTGCTAGCTGTAATGTTCCATCTTTGA GTCAGGTTCACACATCCACTGTATTTAACTGTCGGTTGACTACATCCACACCTGCACTCAGCCCTCAGAGACCTGGATCAGCTCACAGTGAACCT TGTACTTCAAAGTGTGTGCTCAGCAGTGGTAGCTCATCTGGGGACATTCATCAGTTGAGGACTATGAGTGCTGGCACACCATCCTGTCCTCATGGATCCATAGAAGTGTCTGCCACCCCAACTCAATATGCTGCTGCTTTCTCCATGCCACCTGCAGTCCAGCAACAGACTCCAGCTACTGTATCTCCTGTCCAGAATGGATCCTGTACTCCAGTAGGGCATGGTATACCTATAATCACTGGCCCAATCTGCAGTGTCCATCAGGTGGGATCAGTAGGGCCAAGTGTCCCTTTGGCATCATCCACTGCATCCTCGACCTGTCCCTCATATGCAGTGCTAGCAACGCAGGTGCCCAACCAGCCCCAGGTTAGCCAGCCTGAACTTGATCCAAACAAACCAGTACTGATTATTTGCAACAGCCAGGAGCAGGAGATCTGTTCtgaagaaagttcaaaagagggTGGAACTAACACAGAGGGTAAAAATAAGGATTGGATGGACACTACACCTGTCAGAGACATCAGCAATGAGAAATTAACAGTTCTGACTCACAAAGCCAAACCCACCAGTCCAGAGAAAACTGCACAGAAAGTGATGACTGTTAAATATCTGCTGGGAGAGCTGAAGACTTTAGTTTCTAATCAGG ACAGTGATGCTGTGCGGTTGATCTCTGAGATGGAGCAGAGCATCTCACTGCTTCCTGTCATGGTGGGCAGCACCAACATCCAGGCTGAGATCGCGCTCGCCTTACAGCCACTCAGGAGTGAGAATGTACAGCTGAGAAG GCGTTTGCGAATACTCAATCAGCAGTTattagagaaagagagagcagaACGGCGGAACAGGCCAGAGGCCTGCGACATGGAGG TCGTTGCGTTGCAGTCTCTGAACATCACTTTACAAACTCAGTTAAATGAGAGCCAGAGAAGGCTTgatgatctgcaagaggagaacaTAAGATTACTGAAAACCATGGAAGACAAAGAAAGTGACCTGAAGCAGCTCACAGATTTGTGTGAGTTGGAGAATAATCGGCTAAGACTGG AGGTGAATGAGGCATTAGCTGAAATGCAGAGCTGCCAGAGTAAACTCGGAAAGTATGAGATTGAGAAGACTGCATTAACTTTGAGTCTTCAGCAGAGGGAGGCAGAGATCAGCAGACTGCAGGAAGCCATCAG AAATCTGCAGATAAGCCAAACAAGAGAAGCCAACACGCTGGATTTATGTCAACCAAACTCTCAGCTTACCAAGAGTGTTCTGGAATTGCATGAAAATGCACAGAGGGAGCCCACTATGTCCAATAAACTTTCAAACTCTGTAAAGACCTACCTTCAAACCCTGGAGGGCATCAAACAGGCCTCTCCTCCTCACCGAGTTGACTGGAGGTCCCAGACATTACACCCAGGTCAGTGTGATGGTGGAAAAGAGAACTTTATGCCTTCAGATACTAAAGTGTGCACTCCGTATATACACAAACCAACCCTGGAAACTATAGCTGAGAATGTGGCTCATTCATTTGCCCCTTTACGAGAGACTGTGCAATTTACCTCAGGAGTTGCTCATAGTAATCTGCTCACTCAGTGCAATGAGCTGATAACAGCCAAGAATCAAACGGAAGATGTGGATGCACATGCAGGCCTGAAATATATGGGCCGTGCTTTTGAAAAGCTGGACATCTCAGATGGGCTTCAAGTTCAGGATGTGAAGAATGATGGCCGAGATTTCATTTCAGATTATCATGGTATGGCCTCACATTTAATTCAGAAAAATAAGAGCCCAAACAATGAGCTGAGGCAATCCCAACATGCCCGTCGATGCTTAAGGATGGGTGTTCAGTCAGCATACACTGGACACCCTTCAGTGATGGAGAACACCCTTTCCTCTTGTGATATTAAATCTTTAGCCTCTGATTGGAGCATAAATTCCTGGTCGACGTTTAACACGCAGGATGAGCAGAATTTCAGGGACGGGCTTGCTGCACTAGATGCCAGCATAGAAAGTCTGCAGAAGACCCTGAGAGTTGATCTAAAGAAATAA